One stretch of Candidatus Rokuibacteriota bacterium DNA includes these proteins:
- a CDS encoding DegT/DnrJ/EryC1/StrS aminotransferase family protein, with protein MTGRFIPFNRPQIEEEEIRAAVETLRSRWLTTGPRAEEFERDFARYVGARHAIAVSSGTAALQLALVTAGVSAGDEVITTPFTFTATAEVIVHCGARPVFVDVRPEDALMDPARVEASLTPRTKAILPVHYAGQPCDVERLGAVAAASRLVLVDDAAHALPARVGGRMVGTLGDLTAFSFYATKTITTGEGGMVTTAKEEYAERIRALRLHGLSRDAWTRHDADESWQYEVHEPGYKCNMMDLLAAIGIEQLKKCDAFHAARCRCASAYTAAFSRMEAIIPPREAAGRQNAWHLYVILIRPEMLTIDRGQFVRQLRARNIGASVHFIPLHLQPYYRKAFGYAPGDFPNAEWFYERCISLPIYPGMTQDDVLSVIEAVADLSRRFRR; from the coding sequence GTGACGGGCCGATTCATTCCGTTCAATCGCCCGCAGATCGAGGAGGAGGAGATCCGGGCGGCGGTGGAGACTCTCCGCTCGCGCTGGCTGACGACCGGGCCGCGGGCGGAGGAGTTCGAGCGCGACTTCGCGCGATACGTGGGGGCTCGGCATGCGATCGCGGTCAGTTCGGGCACGGCCGCGCTGCAGCTCGCCCTCGTCACGGCCGGCGTGAGCGCCGGGGACGAGGTGATCACGACGCCGTTCACGTTCACGGCGACGGCCGAGGTGATCGTGCACTGCGGCGCGCGCCCGGTCTTCGTGGACGTGCGCCCCGAGGATGCGCTCATGGATCCGGCCCGAGTCGAAGCGTCGCTGACGCCGCGAACGAAGGCGATTCTCCCGGTCCACTACGCCGGCCAGCCCTGCGACGTGGAGCGCCTCGGCGCAGTGGCCGCCGCGTCGCGCCTCGTCCTCGTTGACGATGCGGCCCATGCGCTGCCCGCCCGCGTGGGCGGCCGGATGGTCGGAACGCTCGGGGACCTCACCGCCTTCAGCTTCTACGCGACGAAGACCATCACCACCGGGGAAGGCGGCATGGTGACCACGGCGAAGGAGGAGTACGCCGAGCGCATCCGCGCCTTGCGCCTGCACGGTCTCAGCAGGGATGCGTGGACGCGGCACGACGCGGACGAGAGCTGGCAATACGAGGTCCACGAGCCGGGATACAAGTGCAACATGATGGACTTGCTGGCCGCGATCGGGATCGAACAGCTGAAGAAGTGTGACGCCTTCCACGCCGCGCGGTGTCGCTGCGCCTCGGCCTACACCGCGGCGTTTTCCCGGATGGAGGCGATCATCCCCCCCCGCGAGGCGGCCGGCCGTCAGAATGCGTGGCACCTCTACGTGATCCTGATCCGGCCCGAAATGCTGACCATCGACCGCGGCCAATTCGTCAGGCAGCTGAGAGCGCGGAACATCGGGGCGAGCGTGCATTTCATCCCGCTGCACCTTCAGCCCTATTACCGGAAGGCCTTCGGGTACGCGCCGGGGGACTTCCCGAACGCCGAATGGTTCTACGAGCGCTGTATCTCGTTGCCGATCTACCCGGGGATGACGCAGGACGATGTGCTGTCTGTCATCGAGGCCGTCGCTGACCTCTCGAGGCGGTTCCGGCGCTAG
- a CDS encoding polysaccharide biosynthesis protein produces MSRSGSDTPRPTIRWRRPLRRTLTTGINIGLSATAYVLAFLLRFDLAVDRVPWRLVFETLPLLLAIRVAVFFWFRLNGGMWRYVAMRDVLDIVKGVSAGSVLFAGAVVLSVAGDVPLSVVAIDWPLCLVLVGGIRLAIRWMREADARRGRPRARPVIVVGAGNAGEAVIREVERSPALAYRVVGFADDDPLKIGRRLHSVQVFGSIDALPEIVRRQGAEEILIAIPSATPAQRRRIVEKCRATALPFKSMPPLQDLLLGRARIDQMHEVTPEDVLGRDRVSLDRDLLGRELRGKRVLVTGGAGSIGSEIVRQVAVFEPELLVLLDRAESNLHDVSLEIRDRYPALNIVPIVGDVCDRAHVEEVVARHEPHLVYHAAAYKHVHLMEEQPLAAVANNVFGTANVAEAAMKTGVAKFVLISTDKAVRPVGIMGLTKRLAECLLLSFNVGSTSFVSVRFGNVLGSAGSVLPTFQRQIALGRPLTITDPDAYRYFMLISEAAQLVLQAGALGKGGEVFFLDMGEPVRVMDIARNLVSIAGLELGKDVQVRIDGLRPGERLREALVADMEDLEPAQHPKVLVVRGSGFNREAFLMDLDVLRECVSTRNHERCVAQLRRMGERY; encoded by the coding sequence ATGAGCCGCTCGGGATCCGACACTCCGCGCCCGACGATCCGGTGGCGGCGGCCGCTGCGCCGCACCCTGACGACCGGCATCAACATCGGCCTGTCCGCCACCGCCTACGTGCTGGCGTTCCTCTTGCGGTTCGACCTCGCCGTCGACCGGGTTCCATGGCGTCTCGTGTTCGAGACCCTTCCGCTCCTCCTCGCCATCCGCGTGGCCGTGTTCTTCTGGTTTCGTCTCAACGGGGGCATGTGGCGCTACGTGGCGATGCGGGACGTCCTGGACATCGTCAAGGGCGTCAGCGCTGGATCGGTCCTCTTCGCGGGAGCGGTGGTCCTGTCCGTGGCCGGGGATGTCCCGCTGTCCGTCGTGGCCATCGACTGGCCCCTGTGCCTCGTCCTCGTGGGGGGAATCCGGCTGGCGATCCGGTGGATGCGTGAAGCCGACGCCCGGCGCGGTCGACCCCGTGCGCGCCCCGTGATCGTGGTCGGTGCGGGAAATGCCGGCGAAGCCGTGATCCGGGAGGTCGAGCGGAGCCCGGCGCTGGCGTACCGCGTGGTCGGGTTCGCCGACGACGACCCGCTGAAGATCGGCCGTCGTCTGCACAGCGTGCAGGTCTTCGGCTCGATCGACGCCCTCCCCGAGATCGTGCGCCGCCAGGGCGCCGAGGAGATCCTGATCGCGATCCCGTCCGCGACGCCGGCCCAGCGGCGGCGCATCGTCGAGAAGTGCCGGGCAACGGCGCTCCCGTTCAAGAGCATGCCGCCGCTGCAAGACCTGCTGCTCGGGCGCGCGCGGATCGACCAGATGCACGAGGTGACGCCGGAAGACGTGCTGGGCCGCGACCGCGTGAGCCTCGATCGTGACCTGCTGGGCCGCGAGCTGCGCGGGAAGCGAGTGCTGGTCACGGGCGGGGCAGGCTCGATCGGCAGCGAGATCGTGCGGCAGGTTGCGGTCTTCGAGCCAGAGCTCCTGGTCCTCCTCGACCGGGCCGAGAGCAACCTCCACGACGTCTCGCTGGAGATCCGCGACCGATATCCGGCGCTCAACATCGTGCCGATCGTGGGCGACGTGTGCGACCGGGCCCACGTGGAGGAAGTCGTGGCCCGGCACGAGCCCCATCTCGTGTATCACGCGGCGGCGTACAAGCACGTCCACCTGATGGAGGAACAGCCGCTGGCGGCCGTGGCGAACAACGTCTTCGGAACGGCGAACGTCGCGGAAGCGGCGATGAAGACCGGCGTCGCGAAGTTCGTGCTGATCTCGACCGACAAGGCTGTCCGTCCCGTGGGCATCATGGGCCTGACCAAGCGGCTGGCCGAGTGCCTGCTCCTGTCGTTCAACGTCGGCTCGACGAGCTTCGTCTCGGTGCGGTTCGGGAATGTGCTGGGAAGCGCCGGGAGCGTGTTGCCCACGTTCCAGCGACAGATCGCGCTGGGACGGCCGCTCACGATCACGGATCCCGACGCGTACCGGTACTTCATGCTCATCTCCGAGGCGGCGCAGCTGGTGCTCCAGGCGGGTGCGCTGGGCAAGGGCGGCGAGGTCTTCTTCCTGGACATGGGCGAGCCGGTTCGGGTGATGGACATCGCGCGGAACCTGGTGTCGATCGCCGGGCTCGAGCTCGGCAAGGATGTTCAGGTACGCATCGACGGGTTGCGCCCCGGCGAGCGCCTCCGGGAGGCGCTGGTGGCCGACATGGAAGACCTGGAGCCCGCACAGCACCCGAAGGTGCTGGTCGTGCGAGGCAGCGGGTTCAACCGGGAGGCTTTCCTCATGGACCTGGACGTGCTGAGGGAGTGCGTGTCGACGAGGAACCACGAGCGCTGTGTGGCCCAGCTACGCCGGATGGGCGAGCGGTACTAG
- a CDS encoding class I SAM-dependent methyltransferase, which yields MSADYSTVTETPGGGATQRNLDMLYARYAFAAGYCEGRDVLEVACGPGPGLGYLARKARRVVGGDYTESLARLARQHYAGRLPVLRLDAHDLPFSDQSFDVVILFEAVYYLRAFDRFLGECRRLLRRGGVLLICEANPERPDFNPSPFSVRYYSAAELRDVLGRHGFDVEMLSAFPVRESSRRAGLIVLLRRGAVALHLIPKTMKGKAVLKRLVYGKLKPFPAEVTEGMAAVHEPVPLPGNAAGDGYEVIYAVARAPRERHATPREDHGVPSALR from the coding sequence GTGAGCGCTGACTACTCGACCGTGACGGAGACCCCTGGCGGGGGCGCGACGCAGCGGAATCTGGACATGCTCTACGCCCGGTATGCCTTCGCCGCGGGCTACTGCGAAGGGAGGGACGTGCTGGAGGTGGCGTGTGGTCCGGGCCCCGGCCTCGGCTATCTCGCACGGAAGGCCCGCCGCGTCGTCGGGGGTGACTACACGGAAAGCCTGGCACGGTTGGCGCGGCAGCACTACGCCGGGCGCCTCCCCGTCCTCCGATTGGACGCCCACGACTTGCCCTTCAGCGATCAGTCCTTCGATGTGGTGATCCTGTTCGAGGCCGTCTACTACCTGCGGGCGTTCGATCGGTTCCTCGGCGAGTGCCGCAGGTTGCTTCGACGCGGAGGAGTGCTGTTGATCTGCGAGGCCAACCCGGAGCGACCGGACTTCAACCCGAGCCCGTTCAGCGTCCGGTACTACTCGGCGGCCGAGCTGCGTGACGTGCTCGGCAGGCACGGGTTCGACGTTGAGATGCTCAGCGCGTTTCCCGTGCGGGAGTCCTCGCGTCGCGCTGGGCTCATTGTGCTGCTCCGCCGTGGTGCCGTCGCCCTCCACCTGATCCCGAAGACCATGAAGGGCAAGGCGGTGCTGAAGCGCCTGGTCTACGGGAAGCTCAAGCCGTTCCCGGCGGAGGTCACCGAAGGGATGGCCGCGGTGCACGAGCCCGTTCCACTGCCTGGGAATGCCGCCGGTGACGGGTACGAGGTGATCTACGCCGTCGCGCGCGCCCCCCGGGAGCGTCACGCGACCCCAAGGGAGGATCATGGCGTACCGAGTGCGCTTCGTTGA
- a CDS encoding YdcF family protein: MRLAAYLSVEDRLERADAIFVFAGGFPARVLAAAELFRNGYGRVLVVDRDTVPPGFERLRALGVEISTPSEMERHVAVQLGVPGGSVEVLPRASRNTEDGVRQLLTLAEQRNLRTIILVSSKFHTRRIRLMFDAHSEGKARGIVYGTPYDSFDPQDWWRRRDDVRRVVFEYQKLLNWWLVGY, encoded by the coding sequence GTGCGGCTGGCAGCGTACCTCAGCGTGGAGGATCGCCTCGAGCGGGCCGACGCGATCTTCGTGTTCGCAGGCGGGTTTCCGGCGCGAGTGCTGGCGGCGGCCGAGCTCTTTCGCAACGGCTACGGGAGGGTGCTGGTGGTCGATCGGGATACCGTGCCTCCGGGATTCGAGCGGCTGCGGGCCCTCGGCGTCGAGATCTCGACGCCGTCGGAGATGGAGCGACACGTCGCCGTGCAGCTCGGTGTTCCCGGCGGGAGCGTCGAGGTCCTTCCGCGGGCGAGCCGGAACACCGAGGACGGGGTTCGCCAGCTGCTGACGCTGGCCGAGCAGCGCAACCTCCGGACCATCATCCTGGTGAGCTCGAAGTTCCACACGCGGCGGATCCGGCTGATGTTCGACGCGCATTCGGAGGGGAAAGCCCGCGGGATCGTGTACGGGACGCCGTATGACAGCTTCGATCCGCAGGACTGGTGGCGCCGGCGGGACGATGTCCGCAGGGTGGTGTTCGAGTACCAGAAGCTCCTGAACTGGTGGCTGGTCGGGTATTGA
- a CDS encoding class I SAM-dependent methyltransferase, whose amino-acid sequence MSEVERIRIAYARRERDVPPGRYSYFSPGHLLWMQQLERDMLRLLRDHGLTDLARLDVLEVGCGSGEVLRRFMTYGCLPERLKGIDIRPDAIEEARRMHPNVDVRCGDAAELPFESEQFDLVVQVLAFSSMLDDGMRRRASAAMARVLRSGGHILWYDLYYNNPANPDVRGTGPAEIRALFPSFEATFRRVTLGAPVARALAPWSRGLCGLLERIPWLRSHYLALLTKAAPEP is encoded by the coding sequence ATGAGCGAGGTCGAGCGGATCAGGATCGCGTACGCGCGGCGCGAGCGGGACGTTCCTCCAGGGCGCTACTCGTACTTCTCGCCCGGCCATCTGCTTTGGATGCAACAGCTCGAGCGTGATATGCTGCGCCTGCTTCGTGACCATGGGCTCACCGACTTGGCGCGGCTGGACGTGCTCGAGGTGGGATGCGGGTCCGGGGAGGTCCTCCGGCGCTTCATGACCTATGGGTGTCTTCCAGAGCGCTTGAAGGGCATCGACATCCGGCCTGACGCGATCGAGGAGGCGCGCCGCATGCACCCGAACGTGGACGTTCGCTGCGGTGACGCCGCCGAGCTGCCGTTCGAGAGCGAGCAGTTCGACCTGGTGGTGCAGGTGCTCGCGTTCAGCTCGATGCTGGACGACGGGATGCGGCGGCGCGCGAGCGCGGCGATGGCGCGGGTGCTCCGCTCCGGCGGTCACATCCTGTGGTACGACCTCTACTACAACAACCCCGCGAATCCGGATGTCCGCGGCACCGGACCGGCCGAGATCCGGGCGCTGTTCCCGTCGTTCGAGGCGACCTTCCGTCGGGTCACCCTGGGGGCGCCCGTGGCGCGAGCCCTGGCGCCCTGGTCGAGGGGGCTCTGCGGCCTTCTCGAGCGCATCCCGTGGTTACGCAGCCACTATCTCGCCCTCCTGACAAAGGCCGCGCCGGAACCGTGA
- the pseG gene encoding UDP-2,4-diacetamido-2,4,6-trideoxy-beta-L-altropyranose hydrolase, translating to MTGDRLLEQSRRVAAEAEAAGLTRNGIAFRVDADSRIGVGHLMRSLALAEACVERGSCATIITACRSATLLERIRARGADVVSLTEADLRDGGLARTAESVRGGRHGWVVLDGYDFGPAYQRGLRRSTPARLLVIDDYAHHPSYDADVLLNQNVFAEQLEYRCAPDTVRLLGPRHALLRREFRADPPPARDVASVGRRILVTLGGADPEQVTLTVVRALDLVDLPNLEATILMGPVSRHVETVRLAAEASRRAGRRGFTVLHDVVDPRPLMATADVAITAGGSTCWELAYLGVPIAAVTVAENQRRIAAGLERLGVAVDLGWFRALEVGTIATQLGALLRNGPRRAEMSARGRAVVDGRGTDRVLAALGAGPPARVAQRRGS from the coding sequence ATGACGGGCGACAGGCTGCTGGAACAGTCGCGGCGGGTGGCCGCGGAGGCCGAGGCCGCGGGCCTGACCCGGAACGGCATCGCCTTCCGCGTCGATGCCGACTCGCGGATCGGCGTGGGGCATCTCATGCGGAGCCTGGCGCTGGCGGAGGCGTGTGTCGAGCGCGGGAGCTGTGCCACGATCATCACGGCCTGCCGCTCCGCGACGCTCCTGGAGCGGATCCGGGCGCGCGGGGCGGACGTCGTGAGCCTGACGGAGGCGGACCTGCGAGACGGAGGGCTCGCGCGGACGGCGGAGTCCGTACGAGGCGGGCGCCATGGCTGGGTGGTTCTCGATGGGTACGACTTCGGCCCGGCGTATCAGCGCGGTCTCCGGCGCTCGACGCCGGCGCGGCTGCTCGTCATCGACGACTACGCCCACCACCCCTCCTACGACGCCGACGTGCTCCTGAATCAGAACGTGTTCGCGGAACAGCTCGAGTACCGCTGCGCGCCCGACACCGTCCGCCTGCTCGGTCCGCGGCACGCCTTGCTGCGCCGCGAGTTTCGAGCCGACCCACCTCCGGCGAGAGACGTCGCGTCCGTCGGGCGCCGCATCCTGGTGACGCTGGGGGGGGCAGACCCCGAGCAGGTCACGCTGACGGTGGTGCGAGCGCTTGACCTGGTGGATCTCCCGAACCTCGAGGCGACGATTCTCATGGGCCCGGTGAGCCGCCACGTGGAGACCGTGCGCCTGGCCGCCGAGGCGAGCCGGAGGGCCGGGCGGCGCGGCTTCACGGTCCTGCACGACGTGGTCGATCCGCGTCCCCTGATGGCCACCGCCGACGTCGCGATCACCGCGGGCGGGAGCACCTGCTGGGAGCTTGCGTATCTGGGGGTTCCGATCGCCGCCGTCACCGTTGCAGAGAACCAGCGCCGCATCGCGGCCGGGCTCGAGCGGCTCGGCGTGGCAGTCGACCTGGGGTGGTTTCGAGCTCTCGAGGTCGGGACCATCGCGACCCAGCTGGGTGCGCTCCTCCGGAACGGTCCCAGGAGGGCCGAGATGAGCGCGCGCGGCCGAGCGGTCGTCGATGGCCGCGGCACCGATCGCGTCCTGGCGGCGCTCGGCGCCGGGCCGCCGGCACGCGTGGCCCAACGGCGGGGAAGCTGA
- a CDS encoding DegT/DnrJ/EryC1/StrS family aminotransferase, with the protein MAYRVRFVEPDRHYRRLKKEVDAAMGSVLAKGDLVLRSQLRDFEEQLAAFVGTRYAVGLNSGFHALHLSLLAAGVGPGDEVVTVAHTFVATISAIVLVGATPVLIDVGPDYNMDMDGLERAITKRTKAVIPVHLNGRVCDMARLMAVAEQHGLVVIEDAAQAIGATFKGTRAGSFGLAGCFSFYPFKVLGAAGDAGAITTNDPEVARTVRLLRYNGEDRETGEYHYHGFTCLLDNMQAAILDVKLRHLSTWLERRRHVAEMYREGLSGLPGLQLPHFDGAEYADIYQNYVVRTPRRDELAAHLKDQGIETLIHWRKPVWEHPGLGLGAHDLPETARICREVISLPMNAEIRDADVRCVARTVRAFFSRRPR; encoded by the coding sequence ATGGCGTACCGAGTGCGCTTCGTTGAGCCCGATCGGCACTACCGCAGGCTGAAGAAGGAGGTCGACGCGGCGATGGGGAGCGTCCTGGCCAAAGGGGACCTGGTGCTCCGCAGCCAGTTGCGTGACTTCGAGGAGCAGCTCGCGGCGTTCGTGGGGACGCGCTACGCGGTGGGCCTGAACAGTGGTTTCCACGCGTTGCACCTGTCGCTCCTCGCGGCGGGCGTCGGACCCGGCGACGAGGTCGTGACGGTGGCGCACACGTTCGTGGCGACGATCTCGGCGATCGTGCTGGTGGGGGCAACGCCGGTGCTGATCGACGTGGGGCCCGACTACAACATGGACATGGACGGTCTCGAGCGGGCCATCACGAAGCGAACCAAGGCGGTGATCCCGGTGCACCTGAACGGCCGCGTCTGTGACATGGCCCGGCTGATGGCCGTCGCGGAGCAGCACGGCCTGGTGGTGATCGAAGACGCGGCCCAGGCCATCGGCGCGACCTTCAAGGGCACCCGGGCGGGTTCCTTCGGCCTGGCGGGCTGCTTCAGCTTCTACCCGTTCAAGGTGCTGGGCGCAGCGGGCGATGCGGGCGCCATCACCACCAACGACCCGGAGGTGGCCCGCACGGTGCGCCTGCTTCGGTACAACGGGGAGGATCGGGAGACCGGCGAGTACCACTACCATGGGTTCACGTGCCTGCTCGACAACATGCAGGCCGCGATTCTCGACGTGAAGCTTCGCCACCTGTCGACCTGGCTCGAACGGCGACGGCACGTCGCCGAGATGTACCGCGAGGGGCTCTCGGGCCTGCCGGGCCTGCAACTGCCGCATTTCGACGGTGCGGAGTATGCTGACATCTACCAGAACTACGTGGTGCGGACCCCTCGTCGTGACGAGCTCGCCGCCCACCTGAAGGATCAGGGGATCGAGACCCTGATCCACTGGCGCAAGCCGGTCTGGGAGCACCCCGGGTTGGGCCTCGGAGCGCATGACCTGCCGGAGACGGCACGTATCTGCCGGGAGGTGATCTCCTTACCGATGAACGCCGAGATCCGTGACGCCGACGTCCGGTGCGTTGCAAGGACGGTGCGAGCCTTCTTCTCGCGCCGACCGCGATGA
- a CDS encoding alpha-ketoacid dehydrogenase subunit beta, giving the protein MTARSISYAQAIREAFAQLLAQDSRVFVIGQGLWSPWYVGTSMQDIDTEFGRERIIDSPVSENATTGAAIGAALAGMRPIVVHPRMDFMLLAVDQIVNEAANWHYMFNGRVNVPVVIRPVINRGGEQGAQHSQALHAWFAHVPGLKVVMPATPYDAKGLLIAAVHDGNPVVYIDDRWLYGEMGEVPEDPYSVPIGQAAVRRRGRDVTVVATSYMVVEAMKAASALEEVGIDAEVIDLRSVRPLDEATIFASVKKTGRLVVADAAWLSCGVGAEVAARVAGGAFEALRAPIGRVGLPDAPAPTSRALEDAYYPRAGQIVTEVRRLTGGGKSRDGVAVARGRH; this is encoded by the coding sequence GTGACGGCACGGTCGATCAGCTACGCGCAGGCGATCCGGGAGGCGTTCGCGCAACTCCTGGCGCAGGATTCGCGCGTGTTCGTGATCGGGCAGGGGCTCTGGAGCCCCTGGTACGTCGGCACGAGCATGCAAGACATCGACACGGAGTTCGGACGAGAGCGGATCATCGACTCGCCGGTATCCGAGAACGCGACGACGGGAGCGGCGATCGGAGCCGCGCTGGCTGGAATGCGCCCGATCGTGGTGCACCCCCGGATGGACTTCATGCTGCTGGCGGTGGATCAGATCGTGAACGAAGCGGCGAACTGGCACTACATGTTCAACGGACGAGTCAACGTGCCGGTCGTGATCCGGCCCGTGATCAACCGTGGCGGCGAGCAGGGAGCCCAGCACTCCCAGGCGCTGCACGCGTGGTTCGCGCACGTGCCGGGGCTCAAGGTCGTCATGCCCGCCACGCCCTACGACGCGAAGGGCCTGTTGATCGCCGCGGTGCATGACGGCAATCCGGTGGTCTACATCGACGACCGGTGGCTGTACGGCGAGATGGGCGAGGTCCCGGAAGACCCGTACTCCGTGCCGATCGGGCAGGCCGCGGTGCGGCGCCGGGGCCGTGACGTGACGGTGGTCGCCACGTCGTACATGGTGGTGGAGGCCATGAAGGCGGCCAGCGCGCTCGAGGAGGTCGGAATCGACGCCGAGGTCATCGACCTGCGGTCGGTCAGGCCGCTGGACGAGGCGACGATCTTCGCGTCCGTGAAGAAGACGGGGCGGCTCGTCGTGGCCGACGCGGCCTGGCTGAGCTGCGGCGTCGGCGCGGAGGTGGCGGCACGGGTGGCCGGAGGCGCCTTCGAAGCCCTCAGGGCGCCCATCGGCCGAGTTGGCCTGCCTGACGCGCCCGCGCCGACGAGTCGCGCGCTGGAAGACGCCTACTACCCGAGGGCGGGCCAGATCGTCACCGAGGTGCGACGGCTGACCGGGGGCGGGAAGTCCCGGGATGGCGTCGCGGTTGCGCGTGGGCGGCACTGA
- a CDS encoding thiamine pyrophosphate-dependent dehydrogenase E1 component subunit alpha encodes MLRTEDRVVLLRALYVTMVRMRGVEETIADLLEAKEIGCPTHLYTGQEAVAAGVCAALRADDYVFGGHRSHGHYLAKGGDLNALMAELYGKKTGCSGGRGGSMHLVAPEVGVLGTAPLVAGTIPIAVGAALASALRGDGRVTVAFFGDGAAEEGVFHESMNLAAHRKLPVIFACENNSYASHMHLLERRARDNIVASAEAHGMPGRVLDGNDVLAVLSAATEAVRDARSGAGPTLLECRTYRWRGHVGPALDFDVGVRRKDELCEWRGKDPVTRLAEHLLACGMTREDLDGVRRDVDAEVHKAVTFARESAPPEVESLTEHVYRSASERQG; translated from the coding sequence ATGCTCCGAACGGAGGATCGCGTCGTCCTGCTGCGGGCCCTGTACGTGACCATGGTCCGGATGCGGGGCGTCGAGGAGACGATCGCGGACCTGCTGGAGGCGAAGGAGATCGGGTGCCCGACGCACCTCTACACGGGTCAGGAGGCGGTCGCCGCGGGCGTGTGCGCCGCGCTGCGCGCCGACGACTACGTCTTCGGGGGGCATCGCTCGCACGGCCACTACCTGGCGAAGGGCGGGGACCTCAACGCCCTGATGGCGGAGCTGTATGGGAAGAAGACGGGGTGCTCCGGCGGTCGCGGCGGTTCGATGCATCTCGTCGCTCCAGAGGTCGGGGTCCTGGGCACCGCCCCGCTGGTCGCCGGCACGATCCCGATCGCGGTGGGAGCGGCCCTCGCGTCGGCGCTCCGTGGCGATGGCCGGGTGACGGTGGCGTTCTTCGGGGACGGGGCAGCGGAGGAAGGAGTGTTCCACGAGTCGATGAATCTTGCGGCTCACCGCAAGCTCCCGGTGATATTCGCATGTGAGAACAACTCCTACGCGAGTCACATGCACCTGCTGGAACGGCGCGCCCGGGACAACATCGTCGCGAGTGCCGAGGCCCACGGGATGCCTGGACGCGTGCTCGACGGGAATGACGTCCTCGCGGTGCTCTCGGCGGCGACCGAGGCGGTCCGGGACGCGCGGAGCGGCGCAGGGCCCACGCTGCTCGAGTGCCGAACCTATCGCTGGCGGGGCCATGTCGGCCCCGCGCTGGACTTCGACGTCGGCGTGCGGCGGAAGGATGAGCTCTGCGAATGGCGGGGGAAGGACCCGGTCACCCGGCTGGCGGAGCACCTGCTGGCATGTGGCATGACGCGGGAGGACCTGGACGGGGTCCGCCGCGACGTGGACGCGGAAGTGCACAAGGCCGTGACCTTCGCCCGGGAGTCCGCGCCCCCGGAGGTCGAGAGCCTCACGGAGCACGTCTATCGGTCCGCCTCGGAGAGGCAGGGGTGA
- a CDS encoding sugar transferase, whose translation MVKRLVDVVVSAVALVALWPVWAVIALLIKLDSPGPVLYRGRRVGLRGQEFVVYKFRTMVADAERRGPAITARDDSRVTRIGRTLRDLKLDEMPQLINVLTGTMSIVGPRPEDPRYVARYSEDERRVLDVRPGLASLSFIAYRHEERLLEEVVGDRERFYTETILPQKLRLDLEYVRRQSLAYDAAILARAAVSLLRA comes from the coding sequence ATGGTGAAGCGGCTCGTCGACGTGGTGGTGAGCGCGGTCGCCCTCGTCGCCCTCTGGCCGGTGTGGGCCGTGATCGCCCTCCTGATCAAGCTGGACTCCCCGGGGCCGGTTCTCTACCGCGGGCGTCGGGTCGGCTTGAGGGGACAGGAGTTCGTCGTCTACAAGTTCCGCACCATGGTGGCCGACGCGGAGCGCCGTGGGCCCGCGATCACCGCGCGCGATGACTCTCGCGTCACCCGCATCGGCCGGACGCTCCGTGATCTGAAGCTCGACGAGATGCCTCAGCTCATCAACGTGCTGACGGGTACGATGAGCATCGTGGGGCCCCGACCGGAGGATCCCCGATACGTCGCGCGCTATAGCGAGGATGAACGACGGGTGCTTGACGTGCGCCCCGGGCTGGCGAGCCTGTCGTTCATCGCCTATCGGCACGAGGAACGCCTCCTCGAAGAGGTCGTCGGCGACCGGGAGCGGTTCTATACCGAGACCATCCTTCCGCAGAAGCTGCGGCTGGATCTGGAGTACGTCAGGCGGCAGTCGCTCGCCTACGATGCAGCGATCCTCGCCCGCGCGGCGGTGTCGCTGCTCCGGGCCTGA
- a CDS encoding sugar transferase, translating to MVVKRIVDIAISAVVLLLLLPLFAVVAVAIKLDSPGPVFFRGWRVGRHGKPFRIYKYRSMVVGADRMGGPSTPADDPRITRMGRIVRKYNLDELAQFINVLKGDMSIVGPRPEVQHYVDMFTEEEKAILSVPPGITDWATVWIRDEGQILAGSPDPERAYMEKIRPEKLRLQLEYVRKRSLAVDLAIMLTTLRTHLIDRFAS from the coding sequence ATGGTCGTCAAGCGCATCGTGGATATCGCGATCTCGGCCGTCGTCCTCCTGCTCCTCCTGCCCCTGTTCGCCGTCGTGGCGGTGGCGATCAAGCTGGATTCGCCCGGCCCGGTGTTCTTTCGCGGCTGGCGCGTGGGCCGGCACGGCAAGCCGTTCCGCATCTACAAGTACCGCAGCATGGTCGTGGGTGCGGACCGGATGGGCGGTCCCTCGACCCCGGCGGACGATCCGCGCATCACGCGCATGGGGCGGATCGTCCGGAAGTACAACCTGGACGAGCTGGCGCAGTTCATCAACGTGCTGAAGGGGGATATGAGCATCGTCGGGCCCCGACCGGAGGTGCAGCACTACGTGGACATGTTCACGGAAGAGGAGAAGGCGATCCTGTCGGTCCCGCCGGGAATCACCGACTGGGCCACCGTGTGGATTCGCGACGAGGGCCAGATCCTCGCGGGCAGCCCCGACCCGGAGCGCGCGTACATGGAGAAGATCAGACCCGAGAAGCTCCGGTTGCAGCTCGAGTACGTGAGGAAGCGGTCCCTTGCCGTCGACCTTGCGATCATGCTCACGACGCTCAGGACCCATCTCATTGACCGCTTCGCCAGCTAG